The genomic segment TGCGTCTTACCAGCGCAACAGATGTGAGGTACCATATGTACCATACGTAAAATGCAAAGCGGAACGATCAGGCAACTGAGGTGACATGATTAGAGAAGACACCACAAGAGCAGCACACTACTACAACTTTAATTAAGTAATTAGtaatttgatccattgttgatatgaataaatatatatccatattgatgaataatgtttttttttcttgcctttgTAGCAGAAttagaatacattttaaaatctgtgctgcaggaatttaaattctattctacACGGTACGGGAGGTATTATGTAATCATTAACTCGTATGTCAAGCAGCCAGAGTCATCTGTTAAACAGCTGCTAAATCATACATGAAGGCATCACAGTGTGATCTGACCTGAGAGTCTCCAGTGTACAGCGTCGACTCttcagtccagcagagagcagcttcactcctgaatcctgcaggtcgttgttactcaggtccagatctCTCAGACgtgaggactgggagctgagaactgatGAGAACTCCTGACAGCATTCCTCTGTGAGCCTGGTTTGATTTAacctgattaaaaacacaatgaaacacgTTAacctttatgttttactttaacATGCCAGATATCTTCAGTATAAGTTCAGTATATTTATCAAGTGAATTTGTGgaatcttttaatttgaaagggcAGATGTTTGATCATCAATGACACAGCAGAAGCCAAATGAATACATGTTAGTCAAGTAGACTTTGCcggtaaaatatttgtttcaacAACAGGGAAATACAGTGTTACACAAATACATCACGGTGTGATCTGACCTGAGAGtctccagtgtacagtgtgggctctccagtccagcagagagcagcttcactcctgaatccttcaggtcattgttactcaggtccagctctgtcagacgtgaggactgggagctgagaactgatGAGAACTCCTGACAGCATTTCTCTGTGAGCCTGGTTTGATTTaacctgattaaaaacaaaatgaaacactttaacctttatgttttactttaacATGCCAGATATGTTCAGtgtcagttcagtttatttatcaAATTAATTTCTGAAATATTCGCATGATTCAAAGTGGAGATATATGATCATCAGTGACACAATAAAAGCCAAAGGAATACATGTCAGTCAGTTGTTAGTTTTTTAACAACAGGGAAATACAGTGTTACACAAATACATCACAGTGTGATCTGACCTGAGAGTCTCCAGTgcacagtgtggactctccagtccagcagagagcagcttcactcctgaatccttcaggtcgttgttactcaggtccagctctgtcagacgtgaggactgggagctgagaactgatGAGAACTCCTGACAGCATTTCTCTGTGAGCCTGGTTTGATTTaacctgattaaaaacaaaatgaaacactttaacctttatgttttactttaacATGCCAGATATCTTCAGtatcagttcagtttatttatcaAGTGAATTTGTGgaatgttttgatttgaaaGGGCAGATGTTTGATCATCAATGACACAGCAGAAGCCAAATGAATGTGTCTGTTAAATGGACTTTGtcagtaaaaatgtttgtttgtcttatcAGCAAAGAAACACAGCGCTACAAAAAAGCATCACAGTGTGATCTGACCTGAGAGtctccagtgtacagtgtggactctccagtccagcagagagcagcttccctcctgaatcctgcaggtcgttgttactcaggtccagctctgtcagacgtgaggactgggagctgagaactgatGAGAACTCCTGACAGCATTTCTCTGTGAGCCTGGTTTGATTTAacctgtttaaaaacaaaacattttcaaattaaattagattttatttgtacagcccaaagtcacaaagtccattttcctctgaggctttacaatctgtacagggagtgacaccctctgtccttagaccctcggttccagtgaggaaaaacttgcccacaaaaacctttaacagggaaaaaaggtggaagaaacctcaggaagagccacagaggagggatccctctcccaggacggacagacgtgcaatagatgtcacgtgtacagaacaaatcaacacaagaCATATGTACaatacaatgactgataaattgacaatgaattaacatgaatgataaaatgaacaatgaattacaatgaatgataaaatgacaatgaatcacatgactgataaaatgacaatgaattacaatgactgataaaatgattacagtagcagatatggcagcaataatgacagtagtaaatgtgtagtggacgtcatgcaggaccacagcagcagccacaatccacgagaacctgctggacgacagagacagaaactccagggaagaagtttagttagtgacatgcattaatgagacatgaaggtttacagatggagagagagagagagagagagagacagagtccCCCTGCAGTCTAATCtatggcagcatcactaaggagacctgagccagcactaactataagctcatcaaaaaggaaagtcttcagtctatcttaaggtgttgaccgtgtctgcctcccgaacccagaatggtagtttgttccacagaagaggagcctgatagctgaaagctctggctcccaatctacttttggagactaaggaacacaagaacacaaggaacccagctcctgagagcgcagtgttctaaggggtagtaaggtattatgagctcttttagatatgatggtgcctgaccacgaagagctttgtaagtaaggagaagaattaaaattctattctagatttaataggcagccaatgcaaggaagccagaatgggagagatgtgatctctgatcttggttcctgtcagaacacgtgcagcagcattctgaattaactgcaaagtcctcagagacttattggagcagcctgataacaaagagttacaatagtccagccttgaagtaacaaatgcgtggactagtttttctgcatccacttgagacacgatgcgtctgattttagcgatgttacataagtggaagaatgcagtcctcgaaatttgttttatgtgacgttaaaggacaaatcctgatcaaaaacaactccaagattctttacagtggagctggaggccagggtgatcccatctaaagtaactaagtctctagaaagagagtttctgaggtgtttgggtccaattacaagaacttcagtttgtctgaatttaacatcagaaaattgtaggtcatccaactttttatatccttaaggcatgcttggagtttagttatctgattggtttcatcaggcttgattgataaatataattgggtgtcgtcagcataacaatgaaaattgatagagtgattcctaataatgttccctgaAGGAAGCATATACGCTTACCGTAAAACAGCCACTTTACcttatgttttaatttaacatgCCAGATATGTTCAGTATATTTATCAAGTGAATTTGTGGAATTTTCCCATCatttatgtgcatatatataatTATCAAACTAAAGGAATACATATCAGTCAAATAGATTTTGTcagcaaacatgtttgtttgttgtatcaACAGGGAAATACATTGAAGTTTCAGGAGCTGGAACACACCTCAACCACGCCTCTACCGACAGCATCCATGCCTAACCATGTCCTCTGTTTCGCTCTCGCCTTCTGCGTCAGGTCCAGACCCAACAACAGACCCAACTTTGAGCTAGCAAGCCATAACTAAAAGTCAAAACGTTTCTCGAAACAGCTACCCATCCCAATATGGATTGCATGTCGCTGTCTCCTTCGGACAATGACCTGTTCCGGCCGAACCAGGTCGGTCCCCTCAATTATCCACATCAACCGACACCAGCAGGAGTCGGAAACTTCTCCAAAGCATCAGTGCCTGAGACCCCGCTCTCCTTAATCAAGCAGCACAGGAACCAGCGCTCAGCCTCACACGCCATCCCTTCCACAGTCCACATCTCTCATGGTTCATCACTCCTGAACATCCAAAGTCAGCATTACTCTTCCAGCGACTTCTCAGCATCTCCCAGTCTACTTCCTCCAGAGAGGCGAGGAAGAACAGGCTCAAGATCAGGTAGCAGTTGTCAACTTTTCCCGACGCCTTTGCCTCCTAGACGGACCTCAACCCCACGCCATTTCACCCACCACCCCGGCCTCATCATCACATGCAGCCGGACTCAACACCACCATGCTCCAGCCAGGTCTCCTGGCCATCAAGCCAATCATCTCCAATGGGACAGTAGCATCCCTGCAGAAAACACTGAGGGATAAAGGTATCTACTTCCACAGAGCCGACAACAAGGcaaaactttcatttcattatccTCATGACGGCACACTGCAGGAACAGTTCCGGCAACAACAATTCCTCTCTGGGTCACGTCATCATGCAGCACCGGGTCACACACAGCCGACGTGACGTCACCGCTCCAGTCAAAGAGAGAGGGACTGCAGGAAACCAACAGAATAGGAAGACACAGGTTTCTGCTGCTAAAACAAAACTTGCCAGAACTGTAACATCCCTCCAGCACCCCTCCCAAGGTCCCTCCACTTCCTCTTAAATGGCAAATCACTACCTCAAACAGCCAACCCCCCCTATAGCAGGCGACATCATGGCTCACTTGCTGCCCACCTGCAGCAATTATAGCAGCTGACCACAGCAGGGACTTCCAACATGGGAATACTGGCGCCACCTGCAACAGTCGACTACAGCAGGGGCGTTTGGCACCGGGATGCCAGCGCCACCTGCTGCCCCCTTGCAGCAGTTATAGCAGCTGACTGCGGCGGGGGCGTTTGGCACCAGAATGCCAGCACCACCTGCTGCCCACATCGTCCAGATCCTTCAGCACTGCTTTCAGCCTTCTTCCTCCAGCCCAGCAGCTTCCTTCACAATACCCTTTAGCTCAGCAACCATCCACCACCTTCACTCTGGCAACAGCCAATGCTCCCATCCACAATCCTAACACTTGCATCTCCCGCACTCCCCGGTACCTACCAGactccacaaacaaatattagaCAACCTTCAGACGCTTGGACCCCGATGCCGATCCACACCCCACGACGGTTCCTCCATATTCAGAGTTGACATTCTCCGTGTAAATCCGATTACTGCTCCTCTGATTATCACCTCCTCTAACACAATCCTCAACAGCTTATCACTGGCAACCCTATCATCTTACTGGTCTGCATGGCAAAGCTTTTGCCAATTCCATCTCCAGTACAATATCACCTTTCCATGTTTCAACCTTGTTTCCCTGCCCACTCTGCCATGCCCATCAAAACTCATACCATTAAAGGCTACCACCGTAGGATCAGCTTCTTTGCAAAACTCCTAACCGGCTGTCCTGGCCTAACCACTAACCACCCTCAGATGGCCCTTCTCCTGCAAGGGCTGCTACGCCAAGAGCCCGCTCAAACCCCTTGCCACCTTTCTCTCGCACAATCCACTCTGGTTATGGTGTTCCCCGTGTCGCCTGTACTCTAGAAGCCATGTTCCTTCGAGCTTTTTTCGGATTCCTCAGATGCTCCGAATTCATAGCATCCACAGTCCTCTTTGACCCAAGCTGTCACACCTGCATTTCCGACCTCTTCCAGTTTTCCGAAGATGCTTCTATCTTCCACCTAAAAcgaactaaaacaaaacaaatcaggcagacagacaccggtcttcttcttcagattCAAATTGCCACTGAATCATTTCAAAGTCTTGAAAACACTACTTGCCGTTCAGAAAACTCCAAAGCTCCACTTCGACCGAACCATTATTCATTTCTGAGTCCGGTCACATGGTCACTCATTTCTGGTTCCACCACCGGCATTCCTGAACATCTTATACAAATATTAGGTTGCTGGTCCTCCCAAGCTTACCAGATACACCCGCTCCAACCACAAAGATCTTCCGCTCAATCTATCCTTCTTTAGGGGACACGTGTTGGGGGTCCGTTGTGCCCAGGAGCTACGGCAGATTCCCTTTCGAAGCTTCCCCACAACACATTTGAAGATCCACGACCACAGCACATCCTCATTTcatttgttgtaaataaatcttTCAAACTTACCTGTTGATGGTGTGTTCCTTGCTAGTCAATTCATCTTCTATAACTGCTTATAGAagaagggtttttgtgggcaagtttttcctcactggaaccgagggtctaaggacagaaggtgtcactccctgtacagattgtaaagcctcagaggaaaatggactttgtgactttgggctatacaaataaaattgatttgatttgattttgatttgcttcttcttatcagggtcacagaaagctggcattgggtgagaggtggggtgcACCCTGGACAAGACGCCAATTCATCACAGGACTGACCAAGCAATAACTTTTGTGGctgggaaattaagccaatgcagaagtgctaaaataAACCTGTTTACAGTTCACCTGTCCAAATGGATGCATTggttgacaggtgggtgcaTTACAGATGACTTATTAAAGcatccaggcttcattcagcccggcTCAGGTCCATccatgatccacatctttgccagtTGTTAGATTATCCCGGAGACGGAAGAGGCAAGACAGCCAACATCGTGGTGGCCAACGCCACATATTTAACCTTCAAAACAGggcttcagaaacctatggggACTTCACTCAtctgctgtccattctttatattgtcagtgGGACTGATATAGAGACAaactattcacactcacattcatacctATGGGCTATTTAGAGTCATCAATTAACTAATcaactgcatgtctttggatggTGAAAGGAATccagagtacccagagagaaacCATGCAAACTCTGAACATACAAGCaacaggaaccttcttgctgtgaggcaacagtgttACCATTGCACCACAAGGGAAATACACAAAAGCATCACAGTGTGATCTGACCTGAGGGTCTCCAGTGTACAGcgtggactctccagtccagcagagagcagcttcactcctgaatcctgcaggtcgttgttactcaggtccagatctCTCAGACgtgaggactgggagctgagaactgatGAGAACTCCTGACAGCATTTCTCTGTGAGCCTGGTTTGATTTAacctgattaaaaacacaatgaaacactttaacctttatgttttactttaacATGCCAGATACGTTCAGTATCAGTTCAGTATATTTATCAAGTGAATTTGTGgaatcttttaatttgaaagggcAGATGTTTGATCATCAATGACACAGCAGAAGCCAAATGAATACATGTCAGTCAAGTAGACTTTGccagtaaaaatgtttgtttcaacaACAGGGAAATACAGTGTTACACAAATACATCACAGTGTGATCTGACCTGAGAGtctccagtgtacagtgtggactctccagtccagcagagagcagcttcactcctgaatccttcaggtcgttgttactcaggtccagctctgtcagacgtgaggactgggagctgagaactgaggacagagcttcacagcttctctctgacagATTACAGCCACTCAGCCTGTAGAGATAGTGATAAAGACAAACACTGTTGCTGTTTCTGCCAtcgacaaaataaaaaagatttcttctttttctcttcttttctttttggatgattagtgtttttattgaatatatttctaaaaacagcaattgaatttttttgtcttgtgtggCTACGTTAATCTGTGGAGGTAGAATCAAACTAAAGAAACAATTTGAAAGATTGTTCAATTTATCCACTAAACAATCAGCTGACTAGATCTCATCAGTTGAAGACATTCATTAGTTGAGAACAATCCTACATATGATACAGTTATTATCTTTGGTGTCTGTGCACTTACAGAGCTTTGTTGGAGGCTTTGACCACTGGCAGCATCCTCAGAAGAACCTCCTCTGAAGCAGAGTAtttcttcaggtcaaacacGTCCAGATCTTTGTCTGATGACAGTAAgatgaagaccagagctgacCACTGAGCAGGAGTCAGTTCATCTGTGGAGAGACTTCCTGAACTCAGGTACTGTTGGATCTCCTCCACTAGAGAAagatcattcagttcattcagacagTGGAACAGATTGATGATTCTCTCTGGAGACAGATTCTCACTGATCTTCTTCTTGATGTACTTGACTGTTTCCTGATTGGTCTGTGAGCTTCTTTTCTTGTTCAGTAGACCTTCAGGGAGATTGGTCTGATTGGTCTCCAGTGAAAGACCCAGGAGGAAGCGGAGGAACAAGTCCAGGTGTCCATTTGGACTCTGTAAGGCCTTGTCAATAGCAAACCTGTGGACCTCCGTCACAGATGTTTTGGTGAAAAACATTCGCACACGTTCAAACGTTTGCCCTAGTTCAGACATCACATTCTTGTTTGTGTTAATGAGTTTCCTCTCTACATGTAAAGCTGCCAAAAACTCCTGAACACTCAGATGGATGAAGCTAAACATCTTgtcatcttctttcttcttcccacGTTCTTCTTTAAAGATCTCTGTGAACACTCCTGAACACACTGAGGCTCCTCTGACATCAATGCCACTCTCTTTTAGATCTTCCTCGTAGAAGATCAGGTTGCCCTTTTCCAGCTGCTGGAAAGCCAGTTTTGATAATGACTTGATGTACTGGATGCACTGTTTTTGGTCATTCCTGTCTTTTGTCCGATCCATCTGAAACACCAGGAATTCTGTGTACATctcagtcagggtcttgggcagctctcctccctctctggtcTTCAACAGATcctccagaactgtagcagtgatccagcagaagactgggatgtggcacatgatgtggaggcttCGTGATGTCTTGATGTGGGGGATGATTCTGCTggcctgctcctcatctctgaatCTCTTCTTGAAGTACTCGTCCTTCTGAGGGTCAGTGaaccctctgacctctgtcatGATGTTGACAAAATCAGAatggatctgattggctgctgcaggtcgtgTGGTTATCCAGAGGCGAGCAGAAGGAAGCAGTT from the Larimichthys crocea isolate SSNF unplaced genomic scaffold, L_crocea_2.0 scaffold532, whole genome shotgun sequence genome contains:
- the LOC113745214 gene encoding NACHT, LRR and PYD domains-containing protein 12-like, giving the protein MSSKDLLDTLEDLTDDELKKFKWYLKYPDVLDGYQTIKVSKLEKADRRDIVDLMVNTYELHGALKVTKKVLEKINRNDLVQSLSETSSGPEGSEDRGPSSSQSEDGIVQVPKPQHISYYQQLLQLNLKDKFECVQQGWLQKKDEERLVDIYTELYITATSTHSHINTQHEVMQIEVVVKPGDTEKSIKPSEMFKPPSGKERPIRTVLTTGIAGIGKTVLVNKVMLDWAEGRANQDVHLIFPFTFRQLNLKKEKKFSLTEVIHECITEARVIPEEALNYIFTTLQSSGITNYDRSEFKVLFVLDGLDESRLQLDCSTNKNQAVKFDVTASTSVDELLTNLIKRKLLPSARLWITTRPAAANQIHSDFVNIMTEVRGFTDPQKDEYFKKRFRDEEQASRIIPHIKTSRSLHIMCHIPVFCWITATVLEDLLKTREGGELPKTLTEMYTEFLVFQMDRTKDRNDQKQCIQYIKSLSKLAFQQLEKGNLIFYEEDLKESGIDVRGASVCSGVFTEIFKEERGKKKEDDKMFSFIHLSVQEFLAALHVERKLINTNKNVMSELGQTFERVRMFFTKTSVTEVHRFAIDKALQSPNGHLDLFLRFLLGLSLETNQTNLPEGLLNKKRSSQTNQETVKYIKKKISENLSPERIINLFHCLNELNDLSLVEEIQQYLSSGSLSTDELTPAQWSALVFILLSSDKDLDVFDLKKYSASEEVLLRMLPVVKASNKALLSGCNLSERSCEALSSVLSSQSSRLTELDLSNNDLKDSGVKLLSAGLESPHCTLETLRLNQTRLTEKCCQEFSSVLSSQSSRLRDLDLSNNDLQDSGVKLLSAGLESPRCTLETLRLNQTRLTEKCCQEFSSVLSSQSSRLTELDLSNNDLQDSGGKLLSAGLESPHCTLETLRLNQTRLTEKCCQEFSSVLSSQSSRLTELDLSNNDLKDSGVKLLSAGLESPHCALETLRLSGCLVAEEGCTSLASALRSNPSHLRELDLSYNHPGESGVKLLSAGLKNPRWRLDTLRVDHGGEQRLKPGVRKYACELTVDTNTVHTNLKLSDNNRKVTYVREKQPYPDHPERFDDWFQLLCGDGLTGRCYWEVEWRGHVDVSVSYRGINRKGDCYDCVFGWNDQSWSLQCSDGGRYSVYHNNRKTLLSSSSSSSSSFFSSSSSSSSVSDRVAVYVDCPAGSLSFYRVCSDTLIHLHTFNTTFTEPLYPGFRVWPSVSSVSLCPL